In Desmonostoc muscorum LEGE 12446, the genomic window CTAACTCTAGGCCGTCAGAAGATCGCTCGTTTTGTTGTTGCGGTGGCTGTTGCTGTTGCTGTTTAATATCAAAGTTGATCAGCTTTTGTGTTTCTTGTGGTGAAAGGTGATTGTGTATTACTTTGTATTCTTCCTCTTCTTCTACTTTATAAGCACTAAAAGCACTTTGATTATCACTTTTGCGCCAAACAGTCAGACGCTGCATACCTTCTCTCATCAACAAATTTAATTGATAAGCCATGCCTTCATAGACTCGACCACCAATAGTATCTTGTCCCTTTGTAACGATAATATTCATTAGTGCAGGAATGAGAGACTTTTTAACAACCTGATTATTTTCAGTTTCAACCGATTTTGACTGTTGACTGTCAACAAAAGGCAGTTTGCGCCCTTTAGTTTCTAATATCTGCTGCAAGAATGTCTTTTTCTTTTCATTGATCAAATCTTCAACTCTTGTTGAATTATCTATATCAGGTGTTTCCTCAGATTTATTTAAACCAAATTTTTGGGCGTACTCTTGGTAGTATTTTTTCTTAAGGGATTGCCTGTAATCTTCAGTACTTTGAGCATTTTGCGTAAGAGATAGAGTATTTCTCACCTCACCAATAATATTTTCGCGCTCTGTAGTGTCTAGTGCGGGGGTTATTGACGGTGAAGGTGGGTGTTTCTCCATCATCAGCGCCAGTCTGTAGGCCAATTGGTTGTCAGAAAAGCCACTGTTGCGGTTGATGATAGTGATGGTTTCGGCTACTGAGCTAGATTGCATAAGTATTACAGAAGAAGAATTCAGGAATAAGGAGCCAGAATGGGCTAAACGCCCCGCTACCGCTAACAGAATTGAATTCTGAATCGATTTAGTGGATAGCGCCGGTGGCAAGCGAGTCCGCGTACCCCTACGGGGAAGCAAGCTACGCTTTTAGCGTCTGTCTGCGACACGCTGCGCGAACGTAGAGAGCGTCTGAATCATGGTCTAAAGCCCCCGACAACTCTTGGAGACGCTGCGCGAACAGACATGGGGTATTCTGACTCCTGAATTCTGACTTCTGACTCCTTTTCATAATTCTAATTCCTCTGAATTAGTAGTAGGTTGTGGTGGAGTGTGAGATTTTTGGGAATGTACTTTAACCTTGGGCGTATAAGTATTGTTAATAACCTGGCTACGAGTATTGAGCAAATCCTGAATCACATCACTCAAAGGAGGAAGTGAGATATTCGTTTGCCCTTTGTTGTGCTGCTCGAATTGACTTTGAAGGAGAATTTTCTGGTAAAGTTCACGCTGCTCCCCAATAGTCAGCTTGCCAGTTTTTGAAAGTTTTTCCCGTAAAGGGTTGTTGTACTGATTGGCAACACTAGACCAAGCATTATTAGTTTCTAAACCGTGCCAATGAGAGGCGATGTCAGGGTGAAGAGGCATAAGCCTATCACGTTTTGGGTCAGAAGAAAACTGTGGCTGTGGTTCTGTAAGAACGTGCGAACGCAAATCATTAACAATGTAAGCTAATGGTGGAAGCACAATATCAGTACGCCCAAAATGATTGATCTCGCTCCAGGCAAGATTTTGAATCTGCTGGTAAAGTTCACGTTGTTCACCAACAGTTAATTTTCCAGTTTGCTGAATTTTAGATTGAAATTCTAAATGTCCTTGCGCTACAGTCTCATGACTTGAACCATCCTTTTCTAACTGCTCCCAATATTGTTTCAAAACTGGATGTAGTGGTAGCACAGCGTTATCTAATCCAGAAGAAAATTTGGATCGTTTTGTTGGTTGTGATGGTGTTGGTGTAGTTGAGTGTGATACAGCGTTGTGTTGTTTTGCAGAAGGAGAATTAGAGCTTGCTTCTTGTAGGTTTGATTGTGTCTTGCGATCTGGTACGTTGGACGTAGATTGAGTAGATTGATATGACTGCTCTTTGTCTAAATTACGGGTAATTTCGGGATGAACGGGCAAGTCGATGTCACGGGTGTCTGTCGGGTTGCCAAATAATGCTTTGTAATTAATATGCAGTTTTTGAGCTAATAGTCTTAACTTCTCCAAATCAGCTTCAGTGATAGCCATCGCTTGGACTTGATGAGTCATCCCAGTGTCAGTTTTCTCAAACTGAAAACGAACAGCTTCCCGATTTGTACCATTGTGTTCAGTTTTGAGTAATTGCAGAGTAGATGTATTGTCACTGGTTTGCTGAAAAAGAATCCGGTAATTGCCCAAGGTTAAATCGTCTTTCTCGAAGCTAGTAATAGTTTGTGTGAGAATTTTTAATACCTCGTTTTCTTTGAAACTTTCTAAAATATTGTGTGTGCCTTTAGGAGAGACTGAACCAACGACAGAGGCTATTTTGCGAGGGTCTTCATCAACAGAGGGCAATTCTTTACCAGCTTTGAGGTAGTCAGCCACTAACAAAAACTCCTGCCTTTCAATAGGCAGAATGTTAACAAGAAAGGCAGAGGGCAGAGGGCAGGAGGCAGAAGGAATACTGTTTTCGCTCTCTGCCCGTGACCAGAGGGAACATGTTCTTACGTCCCCCACCATAATCTCTGATTTGGTGGACAAGAATTGAGCGGGGTTAGAGCCAGGGTCAAATTCTGACGCTCGCGGACTCGCTAACGCTTCGCTATCCCTTCTGCCTTCTGCCTTCTGCCTCCTGCCTTCTTTACTTTGTTTTTCTCTCCAAATTTTTGGCTCAGACTCTATTTCTGTGTAAGAAAGTTTAATATTGCCTACATGTCCCCATTTATCAGCTTGAAAAGTTATTAACTCTACATTATTATGACGACGATAGATACTGTATTTATCAGCACCATGATTCTTGATTACAAAAGCATCAGCATGGTAGATTTTGCCACTGGTCTGCTGTTGTTCATCTTTAGCCTCAACACCATATTTTTTTAACAAAGTATAAGCAGCAAAAGCTATTTGTTTATTCTCGCTAGCTTCTAGGCGCTTTCTAAAAAAATTAGGCTCATAAAGTGTAACATTTTCTTTTTTAGCCCAAGAACTAATGCTTTTTGTGTTTTGTGGAATCACAGGCGGTTCAGTTGGTTGGGTTGACTCAGGGGTAACATCTATATGAATAATGTCTGAATCAATAACTTTTATATCTATAATCTGTGAACCAGGGTCAATAGGTGATTTAGCACGACTTTTTTTAAATACACCAATGTTTGCTTCTAATTCGGGAGCATCTGTCACAGTAAAATCTCCTTTTTGTTGATCAATTGTTTTGACTGTGCCATCTTTGAGCTTGATAGTAAAACGTTTTCTATCAAGTTGATTTTGATGCCATGACTCTAGAGCTATAGCCCCGGCAGATAGCTTTTCAAAACTTTCTCCTCCCTGTGCCACTATAAAATCATCTACACCCTTATCCGGCCCTGGCAGCGTTATTACTTTAACGACAGCACCAAATTCTTGTAATAAGCTTCCTGTCTGACAAATATCTCTTTGGATATTGAGCTTAGTTTCAGGCTTAGTTTCATGATCAAAGCAGATTTTGATTTCTCTACCAGAAGTTGCGAAAACAGCTAACTCATCAGCCAGATAGGAATCACCAATTTTCTTGCCCCACTCGTTTTTAGGTGAGCGATAGCCGGAGGAAATTCCTGGTAGTCCGATGGCTGCGTGACCTTGGCTTAACAGACTGGCTGCTTTCTTCGCCCCTTCGGTAATGGTGATGGGAATGTTGTGTTTATACACACAATACCAAAAACCACTCAAGCGATCGCTATCGCTGGGGTTTACTCCAGCTTTTGAGTAAATATTTTGGGCAATCACGCCTGGGACATCTAGCAAGAAAATACTCAAATCAACTGATGGTGGATGCTCATATTTGATGAACTTGCCTTCAACCGCAACAGTGAACCCATCTTTTTTCACGGTTTTGGGTCTGGGGCGGTTTGGCTTATAACATCCCCATTCTTTAACTTGAGGTTGCTCACCAGGGGTAAGATTAGCAAATGTGCGCGGGTCTACTCCTGAATTACACCACCAGCCACCTGCATCTAGATGGGAATAGAGTTCTAAAAGCCTAATAGAGAGGCTACCTGTATTTGTACGTGAGAGTTTGTCGCTGATCATGAGCCGTTCCCAAGCTTCATGTTCGCCACCGACATAGCTAAAATGAAGACTAGAGAAGTTGAGATGTGCAATATCTGGTGCGATCGCGCTGCCTACTACGAGTTCGTGCCAATGTTGCGGATCAATATGTTCTGGGTGAGGCGGGATATGTTGAGTATTTTGTCGCTCAAGTTTTTTACTACTTATGCCATTGTTGGCGCTTTCAACTGTAAAAAAAACATTTCTATGGATGGAAGCATTTAAACCTACATTATCTTGGTCTTGAATAGGTAGATATTCCTGGGTGTTCTGCCACATCTGTATAGTTAAAAACTCAACAGATGTGGCAGAAGGCGGAAGAATTAAGGGGGAATTGGGGTTAGGTAAAACTGGAGGTAAATCAGGCTCAGGAGGAAATTTCGACGGTGTTATATCATTACTGCCGGGAAGAAGTTTAGGCAATAAATATGCCATTATCTCTTCTACTTGTTCTATTTCCTCATCTGTTACACCTTCAAAGTTACCTTTAGACCATTTCCAGCCACCATCCTCATCAGGAGAAAGAAAATAAGTTTCTTCCCCTATTTCAATTCGACATTTTAAATCAATAGCTGATTCTATTGATTTGTAAATAAACTCTCCTAAAGGATAAATAAAAGCTCTAATAAAATGCTGACTAGTTCTAGCGTAGGCAGAAGTAAGTTGCAAATGTCGTTCATCAAACATATTTTTTGTTAGTTATTTATATACTGTGCGTTGTGATGTACTCTTACTTAGGGACAACAGTTGCAGCGTCTCTGTAAATATTTATTATTAGCAGGGTTTTCTAAGATCCGAGAACAAGATTGACGTAAAACCTCATATTGTTGCCAGTTAGCCCCCAAGTATTTTATATCAATGAGCTTACCTTGGGGAGTAACCCGATTAAAAATAATATGAATGTAAACGTTACTTGGATTAATATCAAAAAAACAAATGTACTGCAAATCATACCAGCCAATACCATGAATATATTGATTAACAATTTGAATACATAATTGTTGATTTAGGTTAATATAAATATTTTTCAAACTGATGACAATATAGATTCCCAAACTCTTAAGTCTTGGTCTAGTTCCAGACAAGGTATTAAAATTGTCAATGATTTGAGTTGGAGTCAGATTAATGTCAATGAAACTACCATTAGCGAAAATATACTGTTGAGATAAAGTTTTAATTAATTCAAAATTATCAATCTTCAATTCTTCAATAGTCATTTTCATAATATTAAAACCCGATATCAGAAGGAACTTGGTCTTGATTAACCATGCTGCCAACTTTTTTTGATGTCAGACCGGGATTATTAGAAACAGCTTGAGGATTTTGGGGAATGGGAAAGCGTAACTCAACTTGGTTAACTCGCAAAGCTAAATCTTGCCCAGAGGGAAATTTCTGCGTACTTCTCCTAGCTAGTAAACTAACAATTCTCGCCCATTTTAGTTGATTGTATTTCTCAATATTTTTGAGAGGCTGAGAAATTTTAATAGTTTTCAACAGTGGAACTGAACCTTCCTTTTTATTAGCATAAGTTGGGTTAATGAAAACGCATTTACCAGCAATTAACTTCAGAAATTGAGCCGATTCAAAAAGCTTTCTCGTTTTTTCTTGGTCGCTGATGCTCGTGCTATTATTTTTACCCCCAGTAGAACGGCTTTTTTGCTTGTACTTAATCTCTTCATCACCCAAGAAGTTGGAGAATAATTGCGCCGACTCGTTCTCACCAGGATTGAATATAAACTTAGTGCTGCAAGCGCCAAGGATAGCTTTAGCGATATCTTTACCGTAATTTTTCTCAAGCTGCCCCATATTTTGGAAGCCGATAATACCGCAGAAGCCCTCAGAACGAGATTCGTTGAGCCATCTGTACAGGTCAGGTAAGTAAATCGAGGGTAATTCATCCAGTGCAACGATGAGTGGATCAAGTCGCTTTTTGGCAATGTTACGGGCGATGGTCATGTGTAAAATGCTGGTCATGAGAGGCCCTACTGCATCTCGGCGCTCTCTATCCAACCCAAAGATAATCATTTGCTTACCTTTAATTTCTAAAGGTAAAGTCGTCTTTCCAATGAAGCAGCCTAGTGTGTTTTTGGCCATAAAGCGAGTAAACATAATACTGGCAGTTGCAACAATGCCTGCAACAGTCTTTTCAGATGCAGCAGAACTGAACAGTTGCCCAAAGGCAATTTTTACCCAAGGATTGAGAGAAGCAGCCATCAGGCGTTTGACCATTTGTTCGCTAGAAAGTATCGCGGCGCAAGTCATAACATCTGCGAATTGACCGAACTCTTTAGCTAACATTAGAATTGCCTGAGTCAGCTGATCCCCCGAAGGGCCAAAGAACCCATCTTCAGTTGAATTGCCCAGAAGTCGGAAATTCTTATTGATGACGGTTGAAATTTGTCGGGACGATTCGGCATCACTACTATCCCGGAGAAAATCTAAAGGATTGCAGACTTCAGATTCAGGGAATCCCGGTGCAAAGATGTGAACATCATAGCCCTTGTATTTGGCGTAGGCAGCAACTTTCGCTTGAGAAGGATACTTAAAGTCGTAGACTATACATGGAAATTCCTGATCAATTGCCGAGTAAATCATTGGGTTAATGGCGCTGAATGTTTTTCCACTACCAGGAGCGCCGATGACTGCCGTACCTCTTTGCACATCAGGGATATAGAAAGTAGTGCCACCACCTTTTCCCTGATGCTTACCAATGTAAAGTGCCGCACTATCACATTGGGGATTGGCAATTTGCAAGATAGCCTTTTTCTGAGCAGTAGCAGTTTCTTTAGCTCCACCCCAATAAGAAGTAGCAATTTTCTTCTTGTTACCATCGCCAAAAAATACCCTCATCAAAATATAAGCACCAAGTAAAGACAAAACTGTTAGCCCATTGGGGGTAAATAAATGATGAGTGTATTTGCCAATTGCGTCTGAAGGATTTTGTAATTGCTCAAATCGAAATCCTTGAGGATTAGCGCTATTTACTTTGAAAGATTTGCTCATATTTAAGGTAGAGAATTAGGTTGCCCAAGAACGATAGGGTCTTTCTCCTGGTACTCAATAAAAGGTACAGGCCCTATGAAGTAGGGGCTGCAAGTGCGACCAATGAAGGGTATAGTTTTGCAGATGCGGAAAAACATAGCAGTCTCGACAGAACCACTCGCTTCATTAATATTCCAAACTACTTGCTTAAAACTAGAGCCAAAGGGGTTCCTGCCAGTAGGCTCTTTACCATTATTAAGAGCTTTTAAAATGCCAAATCCACCATTAACCTTTTGGAATTTCCCGGATATCCACTGTGTTCCAGTAGTCTTACCAATGCCTGACATTTCCGTATGAGCGCAATTATTTTGTAGACAGGGAACATTAAAGCCATCTTGGTAGCTACCAGATATGGAGCGGGTACGGTTAGCTTCAATATCTCCCAATGGCAGATCAACTTTGGCAACAAATGAAAGGTCAAGTGTTCGCAGTCCTGGTAGGTTATCCCAGGTGAGAGTGGACAATCCAGGTACTCCATTAATTTTGGAGTCTTGCCAATTCTCAAATCTATTAATAGATGTGTTTTGAATGTCGGAAATAGATGTTAGTGAGTAATTTTTTAAATTTATTACTCTTCCTAATGGAACGTCACGTAAACGAGAATTTCGGCTGGCGTTACCTATTGTGCCTCCAGTAATTCCAAATCTTCTCAAGAAATCGCTGACAGGTTCAACACTTCTGACATTTCTATTACCTAAACCAGGGATCGCTTTGGTTAAAGATGCTAAAGTTTGCCATTGAGTTAATTGAAAATCATCTAATGTTAACCCACTTAAACTGATTCCTTGTACTGAAGCTATGGTTGAGAGATTTAAATTTTCTATTGCTAATTGAGGTGTTTCAAAATCCCCCAGTTCCATAAACTCGCTAATGCTTTGTCCTGCCGTCCAGGTTCTAGTTTCTGTACCTCTTGTACCTGGGTAGGTAACACTGCTACTTTCAGAAATAATCATGTCGCCGAATTTCAAACGCGACCAATCAGGAGTAAACCCATTGGGTGAATTTACAATGGGTACTTGTGCCGAAGCCCTGGGCAGCAAAAACCCTACAAAAGAGTTCAATAGACCATACTTTATGAAACTATGAATAAATAAGCTACCTACTAAACCAAAAAAAATGAAGTAACGTAAAGCGTTATCATTGGATCGTAAAGATGATTTCATAAGCCATTACCGCCGTGTTAAATTATCAGAACTATTGCTCAAAGCAATTAATTTGTTAACTAAGTCTTGAGAGACAGAAGCCTTATTAGCAGCAGTAGAAATGTCATCCCCTGCTTGTAAATAACCGATTAACTTTTGCAAGCGTTGGTGTAGTTCATCTTGCTGATTCATCCATCCACTTCTAATAGCAACAACAATACCGCCTCGAATTTGGTTAATTGTTTGCTGTGTTTTAACTAATGATTGCAATTGAGGTTTTAGGATTGTTTGTTCTCGTGCCACATCGAGCTTGATTGTCACCTGACTATATTTAGGAGTGCCATTACTTGTTGCTAGTCGAAAACTGTAAGTCTTGCGTTCACCAGAGGATGACTCCGTAACTACTGTTAACAAAGTGGTAGATGTTTGCGGTATTCCGGGAATGTTTACTCTCTTGATCCGCCGCAAATGAATTAGCCCAGCACCTCCTTTAGAGCAATTCTGATCCAGTCCCTCTAAGCAACCGTCTGTGTCAAGCAGAATTTGCGATGGGTCATCTAACCAAACCTTTTTAATTGTCTCGCCAATTTCATAGAAAGAAATTGCTACCCCGTGACCATTCCAAACGTTAATAGTTTGTAGTTTGGCCTGCTCTCCACTAGCCATTGATTGAAAGATGGTGCGAACAACTGGAGCGGCAATTGTGGATATTGGAGTCAGGGCGAGAGCCAACGCTAGAGTGCCGCTTGTAACTGTGTTAATTACGCTTTTCATGGCAACTCCAAAGAGCGATTTACATTAAAGGTAACTTTGGTTCCCTGTGGAATAAACCAAGTATTAGGGCGAGAAGTAATTTCTTTAGTAGCACGTTGATTGCGTTGACTAAGATTTTGACTAACTTGACCAAAAAAACCTGACATTAACGCACCAGTAATATTGCGCTGATTGCCACTACTACGTGTGCGAATCCTGCCTGTGGATTCATCAAGAATTTCTTCTTCACTATCCGGTTGGTTCATAATCTCCCCAACCTTCCCCAATGCAGACACAGCGCCACCAAACAAGTCACTACGGGCAATCTCGCCACCCCTGTCCTGAAATCTCCGAGCCAACAGGGGTCTACCACCTTCCCCAGTCACGGAAATCGCACCCGCAGAAATAGGATATTCTGTATTATCTTTGATAATGCCCTGAACATAGGCGATAGCGTAACTGCCCCCATCAACCGAAGCTAATTCGACTGCAAATATTGTTCCCGAAGGGATTGCCACTTGCCCATAGTTATCGCGTAAATCCTCTTGCAGTCTAGCAATAGATTTAGTGTT contains:
- a CDS encoding DUF3854 domain-containing protein is translated as MFDERHLQLTSAYARTSQHFIRAFIYPLGEFIYKSIESAIDLKCRIEIGEETYFLSPDEDGGWKWSKGNFEGVTDEEIEQVEEIMAYLLPKLLPGSNDITPSKFPPEPDLPPVLPNPNSPLILPPSATSVEFLTIQMWQNTQEYLPIQDQDNVGLNASIHRNVFFTVESANNGISSKKLERQNTQHIPPHPEHIDPQHWHELVVGSAIAPDIAHLNFSSLHFSYVGGEHEAWERLMISDKLSRTNTGSLSIRLLELYSHLDAGGWWCNSGVDPRTFANLTPGEQPQVKEWGCYKPNRPRPKTVKKDGFTVAVEGKFIKYEHPPSVDLSIFLLDVPGVIAQNIYSKAGVNPSDSDRLSGFWYCVYKHNIPITITEGAKKAASLLSQGHAAIGLPGISSGYRSPKNEWGKKIGDSYLADELAVFATSGREIKICFDHETKPETKLNIQRDICQTGSLLQEFGAVVKVITLPGPDKGVDDFIVAQGGESFEKLSAGAIALESWHQNQLDRKRFTIKLKDGTVKTIDQQKGDFTVTDAPELEANIGVFKKSRAKSPIDPGSQIIDIKVIDSDIIHIDVTPESTQPTEPPVIPQNTKSISSWAKKENVTLYEPNFFRKRLEASENKQIAFAAYTLLKKYGVEAKDEQQQTSGKIYHADAFVIKNHGADKYSIYRRHNNVELITFQADKWGHVGNIKLSYTEIESEPKIWREKQSKEGRRQKAEGRRDSEALASPRASEFDPGSNPAQFLSTKSEIMVGDVRTCSLWSRAESENSIPSASCPLPSAFLVNILPIERQEFLLVADYLKAGKELPSVDEDPRKIASVVGSVSPKGTHNILESFKENEVLKILTQTITSFEKDDLTLGNYRILFQQTSDNTSTLQLLKTEHNGTNREAVRFQFEKTDTGMTHQVQAMAITEADLEKLRLLAQKLHINYKALFGNPTDTRDIDLPVHPEITRNLDKEQSYQSTQSTSNVPDRKTQSNLQEASSNSPSAKQHNAVSHSTTPTPSQPTKRSKFSSGLDNAVLPLHPVLKQYWEQLEKDGSSHETVAQGHLEFQSKIQQTGKLTVGEQRELYQQIQNLAWSEINHFGRTDIVLPPLAYIVNDLRSHVLTEPQPQFSSDPKRDRLMPLHPDIASHWHGLETNNAWSSVANQYNNPLREKLSKTGKLTIGEQRELYQKILLQSQFEQHNKGQTNISLPPLSDVIQDLLNTRSQVINNTYTPKVKVHSQKSHTPPQPTTNSEELEL
- a CDS encoding relaxase/mobilization nuclease domain-containing protein, with the protein product MKMTIEELKIDNFELIKTLSQQYIFANGSFIDINLTPTQIIDNFNTLSGTRPRLKSLGIYIVISLKNIYINLNQQLCIQIVNQYIHGIGWYDLQYICFFDINPSNVYIHIIFNRVTPQGKLIDIKYLGANWQQYEVLRQSCSRILENPANNKYLQRRCNCCP
- a CDS encoding type IV secretory system conjugative DNA transfer family protein encodes the protein MSKSFKVNSANPQGFRFEQLQNPSDAIGKYTHHLFTPNGLTVLSLLGAYILMRVFFGDGNKKKIATSYWGGAKETATAQKKAILQIANPQCDSAALYIGKHQGKGGGTTFYIPDVQRGTAVIGAPGSGKTFSAINPMIYSAIDQEFPCIVYDFKYPSQAKVAAYAKYKGYDVHIFAPGFPESEVCNPLDFLRDSSDAESSRQISTVINKNFRLLGNSTEDGFFGPSGDQLTQAILMLAKEFGQFADVMTCAAILSSEQMVKRLMAASLNPWVKIAFGQLFSSAASEKTVAGIVATASIMFTRFMAKNTLGCFIGKTTLPLEIKGKQMIIFGLDRERRDAVGPLMTSILHMTIARNIAKKRLDPLIVALDELPSIYLPDLYRWLNESRSEGFCGIIGFQNMGQLEKNYGKDIAKAILGACSTKFIFNPGENESAQLFSNFLGDEEIKYKQKSRSTGGKNNSTSISDQEKTRKLFESAQFLKLIAGKCVFINPTYANKKEGSVPLLKTIKISQPLKNIEKYNQLKWARIVSLLARRSTQKFPSGQDLALRVNQVELRFPIPQNPQAVSNNPGLTSKKVGSMVNQDQVPSDIGF